A window from Bordetella petrii encodes these proteins:
- a CDS encoding TRAP transporter small permease subunit, with translation MLDVLARFANGVSRFASLLASVSAAVLTLAMVYEVFARYVFDAPTVWAFDIAYMSNGAVFLLGMAYVLREDGHIRIDVLRNRLPARFNNVVEGIAYLVILAPFFGALSSIALSHTWRAWVRHEVETVSPWAPLMWPFYLLIAIGLIAMTLQLAAEGLRAFAGRRAPAAKEH, from the coding sequence ATGCTCGATGTCCTGGCCCGGTTCGCCAACGGCGTATCCCGGTTCGCGTCGCTGCTGGCCAGTGTGTCGGCGGCGGTGCTGACCCTGGCGATGGTGTACGAGGTCTTTGCGCGCTATGTGTTCGATGCGCCCACGGTGTGGGCGTTCGACATCGCCTACATGAGCAACGGCGCGGTGTTCCTGCTGGGCATGGCCTACGTGCTGCGCGAAGACGGCCACATCCGCATCGACGTGCTGCGCAACCGCCTGCCGGCCCGCTTCAACAACGTGGTCGAGGGTATCGCCTACCTGGTGATTCTGGCGCCGTTCTTCGGCGCGCTGTCTTCGATTGCCCTGTCGCATACCTGGCGCGCGTGGGTGCGCCATGAAGTCGAAACCGTCAGCCCCTGGGCGCCGTTGATGTGGCCCTTCTATCTGCTGATCGCGATCGGGCTGATCGCGATGACCCTGCAGCTCGCGGCCGAAGGGCTGCGCGCCTTCGCCGGGCGGCGCGCCCCGGCCGCGAAGGAGCATTGA
- the dctP gene encoding TRAP transporter substrate-binding protein DctP — protein sequence MKILFRALAAAVISACAAGSAAAADVTWRVPTSVPEGSPFYKNFLERFASNVKTLTAGRVEIQPFGAGVIVPALKVFDAVQDGVVEAGHSTSSYLVNQNPENAIFSGFPGGMGPDAYKAWLYEGGGRQKLEELRAKQGLKTMIVGIGSSEIMAHANKPIRNAEDLKNLKYRTSGPWAEVMRDYFGAVPTVVPPGETYTLLQRKGVDAVEWAPPSANMPEGFHQAAKYIVVPGVHQPTFMWEVVVKQETWDKVPADLKPLIEAAAELTTQQGLDYFYDADMKAMAKYRSGRNEIITLSPEFVKQLSDAGNDWMRKTAEARKADGKPEMAEVLADYQAYHARWKAESGYLVRN from the coding sequence ATGAAAATACTGTTCCGCGCACTGGCTGCCGCCGTCATCTCGGCGTGCGCCGCCGGTTCCGCCGCCGCGGCGGATGTCACCTGGCGTGTTCCGACCTCGGTTCCGGAAGGATCGCCCTTCTACAAGAATTTCCTGGAACGCTTCGCCTCCAACGTCAAGACGCTGACCGCCGGGCGAGTGGAGATCCAGCCGTTCGGCGCGGGCGTGATCGTGCCGGCCCTGAAGGTGTTCGATGCCGTGCAGGACGGCGTGGTCGAAGCCGGCCATTCCACGTCCAGCTACCTGGTCAACCAGAACCCGGAAAACGCCATTTTCTCGGGCTTCCCCGGCGGCATGGGGCCCGACGCCTATAAGGCCTGGCTGTACGAAGGCGGCGGCAGGCAGAAGCTCGAAGAACTGCGCGCCAAGCAGGGCCTGAAGACCATGATCGTGGGCATCGGCTCTTCCGAGATCATGGCGCACGCCAACAAGCCCATCCGCAACGCCGAAGACCTGAAGAACCTGAAGTACCGCACCTCGGGCCCCTGGGCCGAGGTGATGCGCGATTACTTCGGCGCGGTGCCGACCGTGGTGCCGCCGGGCGAGACCTACACGCTGCTGCAGCGCAAGGGCGTGGACGCCGTGGAATGGGCGCCGCCGTCGGCCAACATGCCCGAGGGCTTTCACCAGGCGGCCAAGTACATCGTGGTGCCGGGCGTGCACCAGCCCACCTTCATGTGGGAAGTGGTGGTCAAGCAGGAAACCTGGGACAAGGTGCCGGCCGACCTGAAGCCGCTGATCGAGGCGGCCGCCGAGCTCACCACGCAGCAGGGCCTGGACTACTTCTACGACGCCGACATGAAGGCCATGGCGAAGTACCGCAGCGGGCGCAACGAGATCATCACGCTCAGCCCCGAGTTCGTGAAGCAGCTTTCCGACGCGGGCAACGACTGGATGCGCAAGACGGCCGAGGCCCGCAAGGCCGACGGCAAGCCGGAAATGGCCGAGGTGCTGGCCGACTACCAGGCCTATCACGCGCGCTGGAAAGCCGAGAGCGGCTACCTGGTCCGCAACTGA
- a CDS encoding BrnA antitoxin family protein gives MPNDMTRAEVLAAARATDSAQDFAWDGKDQDDRPATKEELETALAAARRSRGRPAGSGVKTQVAIRIDDDVLETFRATGKGWQTRINAALKDWLKDHSPAQI, from the coding sequence ATGCCCAATGACATGACCCGCGCCGAAGTGCTGGCAGCAGCACGCGCTACGGATTCCGCGCAAGATTTTGCGTGGGATGGCAAAGATCAGGACGACCGTCCCGCGACCAAGGAAGAACTGGAAACAGCTCTTGCGGCCGCGCGGCGCTCCCGCGGCCGTCCCGCGGGTAGCGGGGTCAAGACTCAAGTCGCCATCCGCATCGACGACGATGTGCTGGAAACCTTCCGCGCCACCGGAAAGGGTTGGCAAACGCGCATCAATGCCGCGTTGAAAGATTGGTTGAAAGATCACTCGCCCGCACAGATCTGA
- a CDS encoding TauD/TfdA family dioxygenase codes for MSESKLLEGACVWTGAEMVENQRWVKRFPAAVLESIDSAVHQVRDIDWKAVTRRNFPLPGAEAFFDDVREELENGSGMVKMQGLDVSRYNPDQLRRIWYGLGAHLGTPLFQNRRGEVMREIKDEGAGVAVKLYGATVDADGKEFLSSGARTLSPGQLRFHTDRCDVVGLLCVRQASEGGVSKLASSATVYNEMLKRRPDLHALLCKPIPRARFGEEAGGEHIAYDLPVFGVRDGKLTSHFSLTYIENAQLMPGVRKLSDAEHEALRLLLDLAQEHCFEMRFAPGDIQLLNNHVIYHGRTAFKDDASTNQDRMLMRLWLGVPNSRALPNDHAVLWGDISAGKPHGGIAQPAVAIAD; via the coding sequence ATGTCCGAATCGAAACTCTTGGAAGGCGCCTGTGTATGGACCGGCGCCGAGATGGTTGAAAATCAACGCTGGGTGAAGCGGTTTCCCGCGGCGGTGCTCGAGAGCATCGATAGCGCGGTCCACCAGGTCCGGGACATCGACTGGAAAGCGGTCACCCGGCGCAACTTCCCGCTGCCGGGCGCCGAGGCCTTTTTCGACGACGTGCGCGAAGAGCTGGAAAACGGCTCGGGCATGGTGAAAATGCAGGGCCTGGACGTCAGCCGCTACAACCCCGACCAGCTGCGCCGCATCTGGTACGGCCTGGGGGCGCACCTGGGCACGCCGCTCTTCCAGAACCGCCGCGGCGAGGTCATGCGCGAGATCAAAGACGAAGGCGCCGGCGTGGCCGTGAAGCTGTACGGCGCCACCGTGGATGCCGATGGCAAAGAGTTCCTCTCTTCGGGGGCGCGCACCCTGTCGCCGGGCCAGCTGCGCTTTCACACCGACCGTTGCGATGTGGTGGGGCTGCTTTGCGTGCGCCAGGCTTCCGAAGGCGGGGTCAGCAAGCTGGCCAGCAGCGCCACGGTGTACAACGAAATGCTCAAGCGCCGGCCGGACCTGCACGCGCTGCTGTGCAAGCCGATTCCCCGGGCCCGTTTCGGCGAAGAGGCCGGCGGCGAGCATATCGCGTACGACCTGCCGGTGTTCGGCGTGCGCGATGGTAAGCTCACCAGTCATTTTTCACTGACCTACATCGAGAACGCGCAGCTGATGCCGGGCGTGCGCAAACTGTCGGACGCCGAGCACGAAGCCTTGCGTCTGCTGCTCGACCTGGCGCAAGAGCATTGCTTCGAGATGCGCTTTGCCCCCGGCGACATCCAGCTGCTGAACAACCACGTGATTTATCATGGCCGCACCGCATTCAAGGACGATGCCTCCACCAACCAGGACCGGATGCTGATGCGTCTCTGGCTGGGCGTGCCCAACTCGCGCGCCCTGCCGAACGATCACGCCGTGCTGTGGGGCGATATCAGCGCGGGCAAGCCGCACGGCGGCATCGCGCAGCCCGCCGTGGCGATTGCCGATTGA
- a CDS encoding ABC transporter substrate-binding protein, whose amino-acid sequence MTRNIFSGAFAGRSALRSAVLSALLIAAPAVALAAPDYGNCEVTGERGSVKLQTVEPGVLSVRPVLPAPGWWNGDSLETVKDGFEYCLAANMAYRAGLDRVVLVNRSFAQILTGRSQGFDIALSEVTITDARKKVVDFTEPYFHSGQGVLVKAGTKLDKDSIKNARIGVRQGSTTLQYVNEHVKPTEDLKVYMDNSSMYAALAANQIDAAIYDTVNVLARAHQSKGAFEVVGNYDTKEFWGGLVNKDSPNLEAFNKMIKDFKQDGTIARLTEKYLVPSLGTDPDKVPDFTR is encoded by the coding sequence ATGACGCGAAATATCTTCTCCGGCGCTTTTGCCGGACGCTCCGCATTGCGTTCGGCCGTACTGTCGGCGCTCTTGATCGCCGCGCCCGCCGTGGCCCTGGCCGCCCCCGACTACGGCAACTGTGAAGTTACCGGAGAACGCGGTTCGGTCAAGCTGCAGACGGTCGAGCCGGGCGTGCTGTCGGTGCGCCCGGTGCTGCCGGCCCCGGGCTGGTGGAATGGCGACTCGCTCGAAACCGTCAAGGACGGCTTCGAGTACTGCCTGGCGGCCAATATGGCTTACCGCGCGGGGCTCGACCGGGTGGTGCTGGTGAACCGCTCGTTCGCGCAGATCCTGACGGGCCGGTCGCAGGGCTTCGACATTGCGCTCAGCGAGGTCACGATTACCGACGCGCGCAAGAAGGTGGTCGACTTCACCGAGCCTTACTTCCATTCGGGGCAGGGCGTGCTGGTGAAGGCGGGCACCAAGCTCGACAAAGACAGCATCAAGAACGCCCGCATCGGCGTGCGCCAGGGCAGCACCACGCTGCAGTACGTCAACGAGCATGTCAAGCCCACCGAAGACCTGAAGGTCTATATGGACAACTCGTCCATGTATGCCGCGCTGGCCGCCAACCAGATCGACGCCGCCATCTACGACACCGTCAACGTGCTGGCGCGCGCGCACCAGTCCAAGGGGGCCTTCGAGGTGGTGGGCAACTACGACACCAAAGAATTCTGGGGCGGGCTGGTCAATAAAGACTCTCCCAACCTGGAAGCCTTCAACAAGATGATCAAGGACTTCAAGCAGGACGGCACGATTGCGCGCCTGACCGAGAAGTACCTGGTCCCCAGCCTGGGAACGGATCCCGACAAAGTGCCTGACTTCACGCGCTGA